A segment of the Nitrospirota bacterium genome:
GGAATCGTTCGATATTACTGAGCACCGTCGCAAGATTGCCGTTCACCCGCAACTTGCTATACAGCGGTTCCTCTGCGGCATCAGCAGAAAACACCACCGTCTTCACACCACCTGAAAGTATCGCGTGACATTTGGCCTCATCCAACAAAGAGGCATTCGTATTAAGTTTCAGGTTAAGAAACTTCCCCTGCGTGTAGCTCAACATTGGAATAATATCCTTGCAGAGCAACGGCTCACCACGTGATGCGAGCGAAATAAATTCGACGTTGCCCTGAGCCTGATCAACAATCTGCCGAAACAACTCGAAGGACATCTGTCCCATATATCCCGCAGATTTTGCCGTAAACGTCGGATCGGTTTCAAAACAGAACACACAGCGAAAATTGCAAACCGACGCGGGCTCAATCTGTAAATATGGCGGGTACTCGTCGAGCACTTTCAGCTGAGGAAAGACTTCATACCGGTAACGATGCACCAAATACCGCGGCAGCACGATATCGTCGTACGTTGCGATCTCTTGCACAACATTCGGAGCCAGAGAAAACCTCGGCTCACGTTCTGGCCCGGCCGGATCAAATAAATCCTTATACACCTGCGCCAAAATTTTCCTGTGCGCGTCTGAAAGACCATTGGCAAGATCATCTCTGCCCCTCAAGGCCGCAACTCGAATCATGACCGCCGCAAGCGCATTGTCATGGCCATGTCGGATCTCGACAAAACTGTTGTGCTTCTTATAGATGGGACCGCTTCCCGTTTCCATGGCTAGATTTACGCCTCCTGAATGCCGTGTTTCCGAAGCCAAAACTCTACCATCGGCACTTGCCATTCATAGTCCACATCGCATCCTCCCCATGATGGGATAGGTGCAATCCGTTGCCCCATCCACTTCTGCGGTAACAGGCCTTCACTCATCTGCTCCAAGCACTTTGGCCGAACTACTGAAACCGACATATCGGCAAAATGCACATCCCCCTGCGAATCCCGATCACAGTTGAGCGTACGAGGATCTCCGAAAGTTTCGAACGGCACAAAAGGCCTTAGGCAACCGTCCGAATGGAGTTTCCGAGCCCGCAAGGGACTCCACATGTTGTACACCGATGTCGTCACGGCTGAATCAAAATGTGCATCCCTACGGAGAGTCTCAATCCCTTGGTCCATCAATTGACTCGTGATCGTTGCGGCGTTGGCGAACAATAGGATCATCAACTCTACCTCTAGTCCCTGCGACGCCAACCTTCTTTGTATTTCCCGATAGCCGTGCACGAACACGTCTTCGCCTAAGGCCTGCTTCGTCGCCAACTCAGCTGGCCGCTCGATGAGCTCTGCGCCATATCCCTTGGCGATGTCCATGATCTCAGGAGAATCCGTGGAGACAAAGATCCGTTCCACATAGCGCGAACCTTTCGCTGCCAGGAGCGGATACGCTGCAAGAGGCCGCCCGAGAACCGGATATACGTTCTTCCCGGGAAACCCAATACTGCCTTTCCGTCCGATCATTAATGCGCAAACCACGGATTTACTCATACCCCTCCCAATCCCTCAGAATATTCGAGGCCATCAAAACTCGCCCCTTGGTATCGGCTTTGCAAATCATGAGTTAACGGGGTCCGCCGAAGCAGAAAGGGCACCTGATTTGCGGAAGCGGCATTAAAGTCCGCCTCTGAATCTCCGACCACTAACACTTGGTCACGAGCATACTGAAATCGCCGCAGCACATCCCCTATTGCCGAAGCTTTTGGTCTCGGAGCGCCGTGCACCTCCCGGAAACAGTGGCCGATCTCCAGCACGTTCAATATTTGCAGAATTTCTTCCTGGGGCGTTGCAGTCAGGAGCACAAAGTACTGCCGGGAATACTGCTCTTGCAAATACTCACGCACACCCGGGACCCATGCCGCATCGATAACAGACTGCCACACCTGTCGCGCAAATCGGTCACAGAATTCATTGACCTGCTCTACTGTCCCTGGCTCGCCGGCCCAGCGAAGATAGATGGGAATCTTTTCAAAGCGCGAAACACCTGCATGGGCTTCATGATGTTCCCGCACACGATCGGCAAGATCCCTGCCGTAGGACAAAAATAGTTGCTCGAACGCAACAGACTTGGCGATCACAGAGTCCTTGATGACCCCGTCGAAATCCCAAAACACCAGCCGTTTGCTGCGGATTAGGTTCCTGGCGTTTGCGCTCTGACCCAAATCTGATTCCAAACCTTTCCCCCGCCAAATGATTCTGCACTGTCGAACAGCGCCGAATGGCGCTTCTCTTTCAACACAAGCCCCGCCTCAAGAAGCAATTTCTGACACTGCTCCGCTTGTTCATGAAAGCTGTCATTGACCTCGATCAATACACCATCCACTTTCTTCAATACAGCCATCGCTCCTCGCAATACGAGATGCTCAATCCCGTCCACATCAATTTTGATGAAGTTCGGTTGTGGCACTCGTAGAAGCTGCACAGCATCCGAACCGGAAACGCCTATGGTCTGGAACTTGAACACCGGTTGCATCCTCTGACCATCCCAGCCGTAGTCTTGTCCGAAGGTCGATAACGCGCCTCCCCAATCAGTCGTTGTCATATTCAATGTGTTTATTGCCATCGAATCGAAAAGCGGTAAGGGAACGATGACAATTTTACCCGTGAGTCCATTGAGACAAATATTCCTGGCAAGCAATTCCAAGTTAAAAACAGAAGGTTCGAACGCAAACACCTGACAGTCCCTAGCCTTGGCAGAGTAACAAGAATATAGACCTACATTTGCGCCAATATCCCATACGACTGCCCCACGGGGGATCGCATCGATCCATTCGAGCGTTTCAGGCTCTTTAGTCGAGAAGCTCTCCACACGAAAACGGTTCAGATTATTGGGCACGGCAAAGGTAAGTGTCGTCTTCTGATGGGTTAAAGTCTGCGTTGCCTGCATTGCCGTATTCACGATGATTTCAAATGCATAGGCACCCGGCCGTGTCTTCCTAAGCCAACGACTACTTGTGCTAAGGGATGCTTTAATAAACTTCTTGCTTGTACTGAACATGGTGTTGGGAGGGCTTCTTTAGCTATCAGTAATCCGACGGACCTGGAGAAGAACTACAGCTGCGAGCGATCAGCGGACTTTCTACTACGCACATCTTCGATCAATTGGATCAACCCCTGCCCTAGGTCCACATGCATCGGTGGTACATATTTCCGCCCAAGTTTTGGCTGGTAGGCATAGGGTGTACGCACATAGTGACCGGGCTGATCGTTGGCAACAAACTCAACGGGCTTGTTCAAGCCTAATATCTCAGCCAGCATTTCAAGCAGATCGAGCACTCGCATGGGTTCCTGCCCAGTAAGGATGACACTTTGGTTGCGAAACTCCTCGCCGAGTGCCGCGACACTGGCACGCGCCGCATCCTCCACATGAATATACTCGCGCAGTGCATCGGCACTGCCCTCGTATCGTACGATGCCGGTCTCCAATGCATTCTTCACAATGCGATACAACCCGTTGCTCAGATCAGCGCGCGGGCCATAGAGCGAGCCATATCGCAGAATCGTGTAGTCGAGTCCGTACGCTCGCTGGTATTCGTCTACATACTGCTCGGCCGCCTGTTTACTGCAACGATAAAAGCCTCCTTGACGGCTATAGACATACACCGTACTGGCATAGACAAAACGCTTTACCCCATGTCGCCGACAGGCTTCCATAACGTACGTGTTACCGAGGACGTTTATTCGCACTGTTTCAACGGGCTTATCGAGGGCTTCGTTCAGATCCGCCAACGCGGCAAAGTTATAAACAACGTCAGAACCAGCAACAGCCGCCGCAACGCCGTCGGCGTCCATGAGATCACCGATCACCATTTCCTGATCTGGCCGCAACCACGAGGACGGATTACGATCGTAAATGCGGACACCATGCCCCTCGTCACTCAGCGCATCGGCGACATGGCTTCCCAGAAATCCTGAACCACCGATCACACAGACTTTTCTCATATCACAAGCCCTGCCGCTGGACATCATATTCACCTGGCGGGACCAAACCCATCAGGGGTTGACCGGTGAGGAATCGCACAGCCTCCTCCGTCGCCTCAATCTCCATACGTATTCTACAGTCTATCGACATGGACCCCATATGCGATGTCAACAAGCATCGCTCACTACTCCCCAACTCGCCCAGATAGGGCTCCTGCTCAAAAACATCGATTGCCGCGCCTGATAAATGCCCTTCTGACAAAACTCTCACTAGATCGTGCTCGTTGATAATACCGCCGCGTGAGGTATTAATCACCGCCGCATCGGCCTTCATACTCTTGAGCTGCTCGTAGCGAATCATATTTTTTGTCTGCCCCGTGAGCGGTAAATGCAAACTGATGACATCGGCCTCTCGGAAAATGGCTTCTTTATCCATCCACTCAAGCTTGAGGGCCGGAGCAACATTTAAAACCGGGTGTAAGTCATTGACCAGCACCCTCGGCGTCCCGAAAGCTGCCAAACGCCGCAATACACGCCCACCAATGCGACCGACACCAAGGATGCCAATGGTGATTTCTGGAATGCGGCGTCCAAAATGGCGATGCCACTCACCGCGATGCATTTGTGAATTCGCGACATGAACGTGGCGCAATAAGGTCAGCATGAGGCCGATCGTAAATTCCGCCACCGCAGGCGCCGGTGCGTCAGGAGTATAACTCACCTGTATCCCGCGTCGCTCCGCTGCTAACAGATCAACATTATCCAGGCCGATGCCCACCCGGGAAATCAGCCTCAAGTTCTTGGCGCGGCTCATGACCATGTCGGTAATCGGCTCAGTCCCTGCGATGAGCACATCAAAGTCTGCCACCATATCAGCTAACTCGTCTTCTTTCAGCTTCCGGCCAATGGGATTGATGACATAGTGAATCCCTGCGCTTTCTAATAGCTCGATAGGTAACCGGTTTTTGTCTGCAAAGGGAACTGTCGTGATCAGGGCCTTAGGCATGGGCTCCCCCTTAAATCTCACCCTCATACATTGCGGTCAGGCGTTGGGGCAATCTTTCGCCCAACCATTAAATCTTCGGCCCCGAGTTTCAACGCGTCTGAAAATATTTCCCAAAGCGGCAACTCCAAAGAGCCTTGAGATTTAATATACTTATCTTTAAACGAAGCATAGTTGTGGACGGAGACCTGCGTCCATGCCTTCAGGTCGATATCGCCCAAACGATAGTTGTCCACGTTGAGCAGGGGGGCAGCAAGACTGGCCTGAAAGCCCTCGATATATGGCTGATACCTGGATACCTGAAGTTCGTCCGTGGTGAGAAAGACCACTGGTTTCCCCCACAGAACCGAGAACGAAAGCGCTGTGGAATAATGGGTAAATACGAGGGAGGCACCTTGTATTAGTCGTGCTGTTTCACCGGCGACAAATTTCCTGCCACCAAAAGGAGATGTTTCGTTGGTGTAGGGAGTCTTCGGATGGGCTGCAATCACAACCGGAATCCCCGTTCGCTCTTCAAACTCAGTAAAGAACTGCTGGAGAGCAGGGAAATATTTCAGTGCACTGACATATGCGGGGGTTCCAGAAATCAAGAAATCATGGCGCTCAACGAGGTTTTGGTCGAGAAACACCGCGTAAGGAGACACCGGCTCAGGCGAGCAGTCACGCAGAGCCAAAAATCTGTCGTAATCGAAGCTGTGCGCCCAAATTTGATACGGCGTTTGCGCGTCGGGACTACCTAAGGTATGAGTCCCCGAAAGAACCGTAATTTCAGCCATATCACTCGTCAGCCCCAGCATCGGATAAAGAGCACACCTGAGTTTTCGATATCTGCCAGATATCATGTCGCGCAAGCGCTTAATTAGCGCTCGAGGCCGTTGCTTCCATTGGCGCATCATGGGTGCAGGCATCACACCCGCAAAAACACGTGAGCGGAGAATGCCAAAACTGCGAAGGGTTTCTCGTATACATCTATGCTGTCCCCTACCAGGTAACAGGTAGTCAATGGCGACAGCCTGATTGCACAAAGGAGCGATAATTCGTTTTATTTCATCGATCGTATGTACCGGAACATACTCAGGGCATTCGTATCTATGGTGTCCGAATGTCGCCCACAATTCAGACCTGAGGAGTGGGGTACAGTCGAGAATATGGACCTGAAAGTGACGGGAAAGAATGTCTATGCCAAAACGCTCATGGTCACGCTTTCGAAAAGGGGTCTCAGTCAAGACAAGAATGTGTCGAATGCTTCCAGCCATATCAATATGAACGTTTCCCTAACAAGAACTCCAAGAACAGGAAATCGAACTCGGTATCGATGTCCAAAGACTCTTCTCTTGACATGAGATAGCCGACGGTTTGACTGGCGACAAATCGTCTTTCCTTTTTGAGCCACGGGATTTCAGCAACATAGACGACGCCGTTCAGAGCATACAGCACCGGCAAATCCTGGCGACGACCAGAAACACTGACATTCATCAACCGGCTGAGATGGTGTTGCTCGTCGAGCTGAAAAACACTGAACGGTGAAGTTTCGGCCTCGCAGATTGAAACGCAAGCCGGCGCCGTACAGTTCAAGCAAAATTCCATTGCTCCGTCAATATGTGCGGCTGTACGCAGCGGAGAGGTTGGTTGCAGCAAAACGACATAGTCAAAACCCTGGTAGCTTTCGATGGCGTGCAGGACCGGTTCGGTGCCTGGGGTTTCATCGCTGGCAAGATGTGCTGGGCGCTGGAGGAGACTCACACCATAGCTAGCCGCGACCTTCAGGATTTCGTCGTCCTCACTACTGACCACAATTTCGTCAAGATACCTGCTGTGCTTTGCCGCCTCAATGGTGTACCAGAGGAGAGGCTTTCCAGAGACGACCCGAAGGTTCTTACGGGGCACGCCTTTGGAGCCTCCGCGTGCAGGGATAACGGCCAGAACACGTTTTCCTTGGATCACTCGAAAAGCTCCGGGTAGTCGATCAGGGCCTGTTGCAAGTCCTCGCGGCGACCAATGTCGAGCCAATAGTCTTCAACATGGTGACACCGTACGGATTGGCCATCCTCAATTAGGCTCGCAAAATGTTCCGGCATATCCAAAAATGTCTGTTTGGGGATACGTGCTACTGCAGGTGGGGAAAGCACGTAGATGCCGGCGTTGACGATGACGCGATGGATGGGTTTTTCCTCCAGAGAGCCAATGCGATCATCCTTGGCGTGCACCACACCGAAAGGAATGCGATATTCGTGCTCACGCACAGCCATTGTGGCCACGGCACTTGTCTCAATATGTCGGTCAAGCAACTGCGAGTAATCTACTTTGGTTAGCAAATCGGCATTGCTCACGAGAATAGGTTTTTCGGGAGGAGGCAGCAGGCTTAGCGCGCCAGCGGTGCCCATGCGCATTGTTTCGCGCAGGTAACGGATGTTGGCACCGAATTTGGCTCCATTGCCGAAATACGCCTCAATCTGGTCGGCGTGATAATTGACCGCCAGCCAGATGTTGCGGTAACCCTGTTCGGCAAAACGGTCGATGATGGTTTCAAGCAACGGTTTATTTCCTACTGGCAGCATTGGCTTCGGGGTGTTGCGTGTGAGCTCCTTGAGCCGAGTTCCGAGCCCGCCAGCCATGATGATCACCCAGTTTTCGTGGGGTTCAGCCTGCAGCAAGTCATCAATGCGCTTTAGGCCGACAACCTTGCCGTCATCATCGACTAGTGGAAGCTGGTGAAGCATATGCTGTCGCATCTTGGACAGCATGACTTCGCGCGAATCGCCGAGGGTTGTCGTAGTTGGGGTGCGGCACATGCACCGCTCAACGGGGTCTGTGAGCGTCATCCCCGCCAGTAACGCGCGGCGAACGTCACCGTCGGAGAGCGTGCCGAGAAGATACCGCTCCTGGTCGACAACGAGCGCCAATTGTGTTGCGGCAGAGTTAATACAAGCCAGCGCTTCCTGGATTGAGGCATGTGGGCCGATCAGGGCTTGCTCCCATTTCATAAGACAATTCCTTCGATGTCGCCAAGGTGGATGACGCGATCTGCTGCCAGATCCCTGCGCGCAGTGGTGCCAATCACGCGGTCGCGCAGCAATGGCGATAGGCCGGTTCCTGGACGCTTGAAGACCAAATCCGCCTTTTCGATGCGTGCTCCGGCAGGAATGTCGCGAGCCGTAACAATGCTCTTACGCGCCATGCGCCGAATTCCTTCTTCTGTTGCCGAAAAGGTCTTTTGAGCATTACCCAGGGCAGCTTCGACGCGTCGGATGGAAGCGACCATGCTGTAGAATTCCTCAATGGTGGCAGATGCATTATGGTCCGGCCCTGGCATGTTCTTGTCGAGGGTGACGTGTTTTTCGATGACCTGTGCTCCAAGGGCCACGGCGGCCAGGCAGGATTCAGCACCGAGGCTGTGATCAGAAAAACCGACTTTGCAGCGGAACTGCTTAGCCAGTTCTGGCATGGCCAGCAGATTCATATCAGCGTGAGGGGACGGGTAGTTGCTAACACAGTGAAGAAGGGTGATGTCTTTCAGTCCTTCGCTGGTAAGGACCACCAAGGAGCTGGCAATTTCGTCAAAATTCGCCATGCCAGTGGAGAGGATGACCGGCTTTTGGCGATGCGCCATATATTCGAGCATGTCGATGGTCAGTAGTTCACCCGACCCCACCTTGAAGCGCGGAACATTGAGCGCCTGATCGAGAAACTCAAGCGAGCCCAGATCGAAAGCCGTGCAGAGATAAAGGATGTCCATCTTTACACAGGCCTGCTGCAACTGCCGGTGAGCATCCTGCGGGAGTTGGAGCCGGCGGGACATTTCAATGACCGAGCCGGCGCCATCGTTCTGTTTCTGATACTCGGCCTTGAAGGCGTCGGCCGAGTACACGGCCTCAGGATCCGCCAACTGAAATTTAATTGCATCTGCGCCGCTGAGCGCAAGGCGTTTTACCATCTCCAGCGCAATCTCGAGCGAACCATTATGGTTGGGGCCGATTTCCGCAATCACAAATGCAGTCATGGCGTATCGCACCAATGGAGAGAAATGCCTTTCATCACGGTAATCAGTCGTGGAGCAGGAGGCAAACAGGGTTTCTCGCCTCGCACCATGTCAAGAATTGCCTTAAGGTAGTTAAATCCCGCTAGATGCGTGGCGGGGTAACCACCGCCAAATCTGGGGTTGAAATCGATGCAGTAGATCGCACCGTCCTTCGCACGCAAGACATCGCAATCGAGATTGCCGATGTGGCCAAACGCCTTCGAGATGCGTCGCCCCAAGTCTTCCAGCGCCTCATCGCGAATAATCTGGGCTTTGTCGGTCTCCCCAGCCCGCATCAGCAATTTACGTTTGACGCAGACGGCAACGAACTCGCCGTCAAGTGCGTTCAGGACGTCTAGACCGAACTCGTCGCCTGCAATAAACGGCTGCAGCATGTCGCGGCCCGAGAGGAAGCCAGCCAGCTCCTCTTTGCGTTCAACCTGCCTCAGGCCGCTCGACCCGCTACCCAGTATGTGTTTCTGGATCACCGGGAAAGGTCCAACATAGGGAGCGGCATCAAACCAAGATTCCGGCGTTGGCAAACCGATGCTACGGCAAAACTTGAAAGTCAGATTCTTGTCGTTACAACGACCTATCACTGCCGGTGCCGATACAATCGCCGTGCATCCGAGCAGGTCAAACTTCTCGCGATGCTGCGCCAAAATCATCGGGTCCAGATCGGACAACGGGAAAATAACTTCGAACCTTTCCCGCCTGACTAGGTCAAGCAACGCAGCCAGGTACGCCTGCGGATTTTCAAGCACCGGCGGCAGCAGATGCGTGCGCTCAGTTGGCACCACCTGCATCGCCGCGCTCAGCAAACTACAATCAGACACATGAATGTGCACCGGATAGCCCGAATGCTCGAGATCCAGTCCAAACTGGACCAGATAGGTACGCCGTCCCGCATTCGTAAACAACACTTTCATTAATAAACCTGTTGACAGTTAAGCTTTGGAATTAGGCACTTGACTGGAGGCAATCTAGCAAATCCTTCGTAACCGCTCGGTGAGCATCACGCACACGTATCGATTCATCTCGATGCATCTTGCTCGTCCCTGGGACTACTCCACTGGATGCCCCAGAGGAATAAGATTCTGTTTTCAGGTGTACGACGCAACAAACCAAAGCAAAACCCTAGCATCCTCAGGCCCTAATATCCGGCGCTCAAATCAACGATATTCTTCAACGGCAATCCTTTGGCAAACGCCACCAGATTTTCCATCACGTCTAGCAGGTTCGGAGAACTCCCGCGCACGGTACCGGCGCGATGCGGTGAAACCAGTGCATTGTCAAACCGGGTGAATTCCACCAGGCCCGCCATGCCATCCACGCCGTCATAGGGTACGTCCAGCGCTGCACCGCGAATACGCCGGTGCTCCAACGCCTCGACCAATGCTACGCGATCGATCACTTCGGCACGGCCGACATTGACGATATACGGCGCGGGGGTTCTCAAACCAAGCTCCGTCACGCCGATCATGCCGCGCGTACTCTCTGTCAGCGGCACCGAAACGATCACGGCATCGGCCAGCGTCATAATCTCTGTCAAATTGGACATCCTGACTCCGGAACGCGGCTGACGCGCACACACCAGAAGCCTGACGTCAAATCCGGTCAGGAAGCGGGCAACGGTCTGATTGATAGCACCATACCCGATTAGGCCTATCGTCGCACCGCTCAACGCGTCGCTCTGATAGGCATCGTCCTCAGAATTACCTTGAGGGCGATACCAAACACCCTTGCGCAACATCCTGTCGTGAAGCGCCACCTTGCGCATTAAGGCAAGCAGCATTGCAATCGCGTGCTCTGCGACTTGCGGGGCATGTGACAGGGAATTGCAGACCGTAATACCGTGCGCCGCCAAAGCCAGCTTGTCCAGCTTCTCTAGCCCCGCGCCGGGGGTTTGTAGCATTTGCAACCGCATGGCCTCCGCAAGGACCGCAGGTGTTATCG
Coding sequences within it:
- a CDS encoding HAD hydrolase-like protein produces the protein MFWDFDGVIKDSVIAKSVAFEQLFLSYGRDLADRVREHHEAHAGVSRFEKIPIYLRWAGEPGTVEQVNEFCDRFARQVWQSVIDAAWVPGVREYLQEQYSRQYFVLLTATPQEEILQILNVLEIGHCFREVHGAPRPKASAIGDVLRRFQYARDQVLVVGDSEADFNAASANQVPFLLRRTPLTHDLQSRYQGASFDGLEYSEGLGGV
- a CDS encoding N-acetylneuraminate synthase family protein — protein: MTAFVIAEIGPNHNGSLEIALEMVKRLALSGADAIKFQLADPEAVYSADAFKAEYQKQNDGAGSVIEMSRRLQLPQDAHRQLQQACVKMDILYLCTAFDLGSLEFLDQALNVPRFKVGSGELLTIDMLEYMAHRQKPVILSTGMANFDEIASSLVVLTSEGLKDITLLHCVSNYPSPHADMNLLAMPELAKQFRCKVGFSDHSLGAESCLAAVALGAQVIEKHVTLDKNMPGPDHNASATIEEFYSMVASIRRVEAALGNAQKTFSATEEGIRRMARKSIVTARDIPAGARIEKADLVFKRPGTGLSPLLRDRVIGTTARRDLAADRVIHLGDIEGIVL
- a CDS encoding NAD(P)-dependent oxidoreductase produces the protein MRKVCVIGGSGFLGSHVADALSDEGHGVRIYDRNPSSWLRPDQEMVIGDLMDADGVAAAVAGSDVVYNFAALADLNEALDKPVETVRINVLGNTYVMEACRRHGVKRFVYASTVYVYSRQGGFYRCSKQAAEQYVDEYQRAYGLDYTILRYGSLYGPRADLSNGLYRIVKNALETGIVRYEGSADALREYIHVEDAARASVAALGEEFRNQSVILTGQEPMRVLDLLEMLAEILGLNKPVEFVANDQPGHYVRTPYAYQPKLGRKYVPPMHVDLGQGLIQLIEDVRSRKSADRSQL
- a CDS encoding acylneuraminate cytidylyltransferase family protein, with the translated sequence MIQGKRVLAVIPARGGSKGVPRKNLRVVSGKPLLWYTIEAAKHSRYLDEIVVSSEDDEILKVAASYGVSLLQRPAHLASDETPGTEPVLHAIESYQGFDYVVLLQPTSPLRTAAHIDGAMEFCLNCTAPACVSICEAETSPFSVFQLDEQHHLSRLMNVSVSGRRQDLPVLYALNGVVYVAEIPWLKKERRFVASQTVGYLMSREESLDIDTEFDFLFLEFLLGKRSY
- a CDS encoding FkbM family methyltransferase, with product MFSTSKKFIKASLSTSSRWLRKTRPGAYAFEIIVNTAMQATQTLTHQKTTLTFAVPNNLNRFRVESFSTKEPETLEWIDAIPRGAVVWDIGANVGLYSCYSAKARDCQVFAFEPSVFNLELLARNICLNGLTGKIVIVPLPLFDSMAINTLNMTTTDWGGALSTFGQDYGWDGQRMQPVFKFQTIGVSGSDAVQLLRVPQPNFIKIDVDGIEHLVLRGAMAVLKKVDGVLIEVNDSFHEQAEQCQKLLLEAGLVLKEKRHSALFDSAESFGGGKVWNQIWVRAQTPGT
- a CDS encoding NAD(P)-dependent oxidoreductase — encoded protein: MPKPHLLLLHQFSRSNRDWLFEGLAPFYEILEPRTFDEMALISLAKDADVALGSAITPAVLAEAMRLQMLQTPGAGLEKLDKLALAAHGITVCNSLSHAPQVAEHAIAMLLALMRKVALHDRMLRKGVWYRPQGNSEDDAYQSDALSGATIGLIGYGAINQTVARFLTGFDVRLLVCARQPRSGVRMSNLTEIMTLADAVIVSVPLTESTRGMIGVTELGLRTPAPYIVNVGRAEVIDRVALVEALEHRRIRGAALDVPYDGVDGMAGLVEFTRFDNALVSPHRAGTVRGSSPNLLDVMENLVAFAKGLPLKNIVDLSAGY
- a CDS encoding SPASM domain-containing protein translates to METGSGPIYKKHNSFVEIRHGHDNALAAVMIRVAALRGRDDLANGLSDAHRKILAQVYKDLFDPAGPEREPRFSLAPNVVQEIATYDDIVLPRYLVHRYRYEVFPQLKVLDEYPPYLQIEPASVCNFRCVFCFETDPTFTAKSAGYMGQMSFELFRQIVDQAQGNVEFISLASRGEPLLCKDIIPMLSYTQGKFLNLKLNTNASLLDEAKCHAILSGGVKTVVFSADAAEEPLYSKLRVNGNLATVLSNIERFQKIRQTQYSSLPVITRVSGVQFSDDQSLDSMQRVWGSLVDQVAFVQYNPWENVYSRSITDLGEPCSDLWRRMFVWWDGKVNPCDVDYKSTLSVGTFPGHTLSAMWRSSGYSSLRDAHLTGRRDGVGPCNRCAVV
- a CDS encoding ATP-grasp domain-containing protein — its product is MKVLFTNAGRRTYLVQFGLDLEHSGYPVHIHVSDCSLLSAAMQVVPTERTHLLPPVLENPQAYLAALLDLVRRERFEVIFPLSDLDPMILAQHREKFDLLGCTAIVSAPAVIGRCNDKNLTFKFCRSIGLPTPESWFDAAPYVGPFPVIQKHILGSGSSGLRQVERKEELAGFLSGRDMLQPFIAGDEFGLDVLNALDGEFVAVCVKRKLLMRAGETDKAQIIRDEALEDLGRRISKAFGHIGNLDCDVLRAKDGAIYCIDFNPRFGGGYPATHLAGFNYLKAILDMVRGEKPCLPPAPRLITVMKGISLHWCDTP
- a CDS encoding phosphoglycerate dehydrogenase, with the protein product MPKALITTVPFADKNRLPIELLESAGIHYVINPIGRKLKEDELADMVADFDVLIAGTEPITDMVMSRAKNLRLISRVGIGLDNVDLLAAERRGIQVSYTPDAPAPAVAEFTIGLMLTLLRHVHVANSQMHRGEWHRHFGRRIPEITIGILGVGRIGGRVLRRLAAFGTPRVLVNDLHPVLNVAPALKLEWMDKEAIFREADVISLHLPLTGQTKNMIRYEQLKSMKADAAVINTSRGGIINEHDLVRVLSEGHLSGAAIDVFEQEPYLGELGSSERCLLTSHMGSMSIDCRIRMEIEATEEAVRFLTGQPLMGLVPPGEYDVQRQGL
- a CDS encoding nucleotidyltransferase family protein, coding for MKWEQALIGPHASIQEALACINSAATQLALVVDQERYLLGTLSDGDVRRALLAGMTLTDPVERCMCRTPTTTTLGDSREVMLSKMRQHMLHQLPLVDDDGKVVGLKRIDDLLQAEPHENWVIIMAGGLGTRLKELTRNTPKPMLPVGNKPLLETIIDRFAEQGYRNIWLAVNYHADQIEAYFGNGAKFGANIRYLRETMRMGTAGALSLLPPPEKPILVSNADLLTKVDYSQLLDRHIETSAVATMAVREHEYRIPFGVVHAKDDRIGSLEEKPIHRVIVNAGIYVLSPPAVARIPKQTFLDMPEHFASLIEDGQSVRCHHVEDYWLDIGRREDLQQALIDYPELFE
- a CDS encoding cytidylyltransferase; protein product: MSKSVVCALMIGRKGSIGFPGKNVYPVLGRPLAAYPLLAAKGSRYVERIFVSTDSPEIMDIAKGYGAELIERPAELATKQALGEDVFVHGYREIQRRLASQGLEVELMILLFANAATITSQLMDQGIETLRRDAHFDSAVTTSVYNMWSPLRARKLHSDGCLRPFVPFETFGDPRTLNCDRDSQGDVHFADMSVSVVRPKCLEQMSEGLLPQKWMGQRIAPIPSWGGCDVDYEWQVPMVEFWLRKHGIQEA